Below is a window of Gossypium hirsutum isolate 1008001.06 chromosome A12, Gossypium_hirsutum_v2.1, whole genome shotgun sequence DNA.
TATTTTCAGTGTGACAAAATCCAATATATAtacctaaaaaaataattaatagcattatttaaaatataataaaaaaactattgttctatttttattaaaatatataaataattaaaaattgtagcAGTAGAATAGGATTAAGTGGGGAATATTGAGTCaggtgaaaaaaaaaaaaaagacaaactgCCCCATCTCTACTATCGGGTTGTTTGAATTTGGCTTCGATTTAGTCGTACTAGAATCAAATTGTAAACACAGTGTATCAAATTGTAAACACAGTGTATACGTACCGTATAAAGAACTTGGGTCtaacttgtaaaaaaaaaaagaatcaataaaatttaaaggtgaatatttctttaattcttttccAGCACACCAAATCCAAGTGGTACATGTAATAGGTATATGCATCTAATTTGAGCTCACATTTAATGGCCAGGTCGACAGAAAGAATataatattaatactttaaaGACTCAATTAGAGGATTTTAAAATACGAGGACCAATTTAAAATCTAAACCATGGTTCGAATACTTATGATGCAACTAACCCaattaataaacaaacaaaagttAGTATACAGAAAAATGGTGAACCACCAATGATGGTTTGATTTCTACCATAGCTAGCAATAGCTGAAATACCAAAACTGCAGCAATTAATCTAcatttaaatgaatgtttttaataaacaagTGTCTACTAATAATTCAAAATGTAATGAAAAATGATCAGTTGACCTTTGTTACAACTAATCCCTATCATGTCATATGGTTTCAACTATAAATATCTTACTAATTACCTACTGGATGAATTTCATTTCCTtgtgtaaaaaaatatatgaaatattaataaactaattttccttcttttttttcataGGAGAATAGCAAAAGAATTACATACTTTAGAGAAAAGGTGCTGTGATCATCATGAATCTGTTTTACGATCGACCAGAACATTGACGAGGCTCTCTGGATCGGATTTGATTGCTGGCGGGATGTCTACGAGCATATGGGGAGGGGCGAAGTACATATGTAGTGACATCATACAAACAATGATTCCCAAGAAAAGCTGCAATGACGCCGAGAAAACAAAAATATATGATCCAAGGTTAGAGAAATGGTGAAAATGTGGCAAGCAAGTTTTTGTATGTTTCAAGAGctatataaaatgattaaaacagAAAGGGTTAACAGGTAGATTACCCAACAAGTTGATCAAATATTCTGGACTACATGTGTGTTTGTGTGGGTGTTTAACACTTTTTGTTAACAATGAAAGGAAACATCCAGGTTTGGAACGCGAATTACGAATTACGACACACTTACGTATTAAGGGTGGTTAAAATACCTGAGAGGTCCTTGTATCATAGGGAttggatcaatttagtcccaacaCTATTAACAAGAAtcaaataagtcaaaattgtagCAGAATTAACATTTTCTATATAAAAGatgtcttgaaaattattttttaattgtagttcaattccaaacaaaagattttatttaaaaaaccataaaacattgaaaatattAACTCCgttaaatagtaaatgatattttttcaaaacagtaaatgttaactctattccaatttggccttatttaattctttttaatagtacaaggactaaattgatccatttaatagtatagggattaatttaatCAGATTTCTATAAAAAAGGGACCTCTAAAGTACATTCACCTATTAAGGGCTTATCTAGTTCAGACAACAGTTGATAAAAAGATTGTGGAATATGTCTGTGTATGTGTGCATGCGAGTTACTGAAAGAGAGGGAGAGATCTCCGATCCCTCTCAAATTCAATAATGAGCAAAATGGTCCCTCTCAAAAAAAGTGGAGTAATTTAGTCCTTGTCAATTTAATCACAATTGTTTCAGTAACAAAGCTCGCTTGATTTTGATGGATCCAAGTTGCAGACTTTCGAAATTATCAGGGACTAAAATTGCTCCACTTTTTTAGAGGTACCAATTTActtaatatcaaaattgaaaGGGTCTGGAAGGTCTTTTTACCTAAAGTAACACACCTACATACAAAATTAAAGGCTGGATATCTTGCTCAGACCACAGCAATGAAGCCTACCTGAAGTGTTGGCTTGAAACTGAAGAGGAACACAGACAGAACCATTGTCAATAGCATGGCCATCGATGTGGAATATACCTAAAAGAATAAGTAAAAAGCAAATAGTTGTTGttagagaaattggggaaaaaaataaagaaaatatgaatttaCCATCCAAAATTGCAATGATCATACAGCATAACAAGGAGAAATCTCCAAGTTCAAATATAAAACCACAAAAAATATATGATGAAATGACAATCACCCTATGCATACATAACCAAAAGCAGAATCAAGCCAAAAAGAAGGTACCTTGACTATATTGTCAGCATATTTCATTAACCATGAAACCAAAAGCCCGGTAGAACCTAGATTTAGCACGACCAACCAGGTTGTGATGCTGTACCCATTAAACAGCCGTTGCCACCAAGGTCCTTTCTCAAATCCACCTCTGAAATCATCCACTACAAGCCGTGCCATATTGAAGATTGAACCAAAACTGGAAGAGGAATGTCGAATCAGAATAAACCAaccaatgatcatattaatcactTTAAATGACTTGAACTTTGCAATGAACATTTTGTAATTGTAAAAGGGAAACCTACGTGTACAACTGTAGGTTCTGCCAGTATAAGCTGTCGTTGTTCTTCTTCATCAGGAACTCAGTATAAACACCAGCCAATGCCGAAAGACAAGCAGACAAAATTCCTAACATGTATCCTTGAATTGGTGCTGAGAACAGGGAGTCACACGAAGCCTCTCCACATCCTTTGACCTTGATAAGACGGAAGGATATTTGAAAACTAAATACTCCACTAAATTGTTGACATAAAATCGCTCgcacaaaaacaaaacaagaaattttaaaattttctaggaGATAGACTGCTTCAAGAGCATATATTATTGGTCCTAATGAGATACAACAGCTTCCTACAAAGAGATATTTCATTTTTAACTAGTTTTCGCTTCTCACCTTCCTATCTCGAAAATTCTCCAACAATATACAaaacattttattcacttaactCACTGCAAAGAAGACCATCATATTAATTAGTTCTTCCAACTTATTTCTCATTCGATTTCTCTATAGTTATTCCAAATCTAGCAAAACCATTGCTTGATTTCTCATTTCTCACATGGGATTCAAGTTTTAACAAATCAAAATACATTAGAGGCTAATTTTCCAACACTTGAGAAATATCAATCCCAAATCAAAGCGTAACTAGTCTTCTAGTACAATTATCATTCATAACATCTTAACCAGATACAAACTTGCATTGATAACCGCTGCAGCGCAAAACACAGTGCGAAAAACATAAACAGTTAGTTTTGAATCCGGAGTATACCTGACTTGTCGTTGTTCCGACAGCCAATAGAACAATCGCCATCCATTGTAGATTTGAAAGCTTCTTCTTaagaaacaacctaaaaaatgACGAAACAACAACAACATCAATGAGCAACCCCAATTTTGTACATTAAAAAAAAGTTCCAAAATACAGAAATTAATAGTAAGCACACACCTGAACAAAATCCCAGTAGTGACAATCTTCAAATTACCCATTATCTGATACGTCGATGTATCAACATACATAAGAGTAGCAAACTGTACATTATTATGGATCAAGTAAATAACTGAAGGAATAGGAAACAATCTAACACTCTTCCAATCCGTTGTCATTTTCGGCGGCGGCGATTTCTTTCGTTCTCTCCATAGAAAAACACTTGATACGATaagctttaaaaaaaacaaatctatattaaaaaaataacaagccATCTTTAGATCTAAATTAAGAAAATTCAagtgaaattttgaaggaaaaaaagTTACCTTAAAGACCTCAGCAAGGAAAGGGATGGTGGCGTAATCGTATTTATATTTGCCATTGGTTTGTGATAGAGTTGTTAAGATCCCCTGCAAAATTTAAAAGATGAATGTATAGATCTGATCGTAATTTTATAGAGTGGGATAAGCAAAATGAAAAAGGGGGGGGGAATTAGGGTTTGAGGTTTACTAAAAAACCTGAGAACTGGTGAGGATGGTGAGAAGAGAAGCTACTAAGTACCACTTCATTATCTTTTCTTTCTAAAACCGTGAGAGGGAAGCAGTTGAACCAGTGTCAGTGAGCTGATGAGGGAGAAAGAAAACAGAGAGACGGGATCGTTCGAGCTACTCAGTGATCCAACTGATACAAGCTCAGAACGTCGTCGTTCCTCCTGCGGTGTTTAATTTCTGTTAGCTGTCGAACTTGAAACTTGATTTGATTAATCAACGTCCGAATTCTGTTGAACttgatttaatcataaaaaaataatactagaaTCTAAGATAACTTAAaggtaaattgaattaaatttaaaattatggaatgatacaaaaattttaaaaactgatCTAATGtattaatttggtaaataaatttctttagtcctttctaatttcaaatttgagtaaaatagtttgtattaaaaaaaattaaagtaattcaATACATTGTACATaatttgaattgatatatttaaaattttgatcttcaatatttatatattttattatttttatctttattttaaaaaattttaaaaatttaatctcaatatttatacatttacgagataattttattaattagcatcaaattgataaattgtttaaacttcaaaataaaatttattatattaataaaagttATGTAGATAAAAAAtgttaacattttaaaattaattttactcaattttaaaattaaaaaatattcacattttaaaattaatttactttatttcgaataaaaaataattttacctattaatctaaaaatttactttcTGCGAGAGATTAAAATGCCTCATTTGTCTTTTTCGTTTGACATAATATTTCTACTAGATTTCATCGAATCCACAGTAAAAATGAGAcagataatttcttttaaaatttatttattatataaatggaATGGtaacaaatttacattttaaaattattgaataagTGTTCAATCATATCTatggtatgaaattaaattattttggttaaaataataaTGTACTATTAATTTAATCGGTAATTTCATAGATAATGGAATTGGAACTCGTAAAAACAAAACCATGGATAACAACATCCTTGAGTGTAATCATATCAAGCAGAGTCCAAACTTTGAAATTCAAGATTCTA
It encodes the following:
- the LOC107948190 gene encoding CMP-sialic acid transporter 1 isoform X1, coding for MKWYLVASLLTILTSSQGILTTLSQTNGKYKYDYATIPFLAEVFKLIVSSVFLWRERKKSPPPKMTTDWKSVRLFPIPSVIYLIHNNVQFATLMYVDTSTYQIMGNLKIVTTGILFRLFLKKKLSNLQWMAIVLLAVGTTTSQVKGCGEASCDSLFSAPIQGYMLGILSACLSALAGVYTEFLMKKNNDSLYWQNLQLYTFGSIFNMARLVVDDFRGGFEKGPWWQRLFNGYSITTWLVVLNLGSTGLLVSWLMKYADNIVKVYSTSMAMLLTMVLSVFLFSFKPTLQLFLGIIVCMMSLHMYFAPPHMLVDIPPAIKSDPESLVNVLVDRKTDS
- the LOC107948190 gene encoding CMP-sialic acid transporter 1 isoform X2, giving the protein MTTDWKSVRLFPIPSVIYLIHNNVQFATLMYVDTSTYQIMGNLKIVTTGILFRLFLKKKLSNLQWMAIVLLAVGTTTSQVKGCGEASCDSLFSAPIQGYMLGILSACLSALAGVYTEFLMKKNNDSLYWQNLQLYTFGSIFNMARLVVDDFRGGFEKGPWWQRLFNGYSITTWLVVLNLGSTGLLVSWLMKYADNIVKVYSTSMAMLLTMVLSVFLFSFKPTLQLFLGIIVCMMSLHMYFAPPHMLVDIPPAIKSDPESLVNVLVDRKTDS